A part of Leptospira wolffii serovar Khorat str. Khorat-H2 genomic DNA contains:
- a CDS encoding penicillin-binding protein 1A encodes MKVYSDGIHWATKTLLAFALLGGLFFGYIISEVDEGGELAMLASYQPTTPTRLYDNQGVVFAELYRHKQQLLKYQDIPPHVVQAFLSVEDNNFFNHFGIDFSAIARAAIVNAISFKIKQGGSTLTQQLAKTVLNNRKKSFIRKFVEALFTLQIEQEYSKEEILEIYFNLIYLGHGTTGLASAADVYFHKDVSDLDVAEAALLARLPKAPVEYSPYKNPGAAKRAHLEVLKLMAGQGFVPEDKVQVIHDDFWEKYWPVVITQSPSQSTWGTKLNRAPHFTEFVRQRLLKELGEDRLYNGGLKIYTTLDIRKQEIAQEELRKALKKHDDLVSGVTVNYAGGADRSLVGLYNFIGSLFPVALPFVSRLDDKANFRVALEKELIDAADVLSLLTPADNESAAFTEFQKRSAVFGKNLHVEGAAITIDHTNGYIQTMVGGYEFTPKNQYNRAVQARRQTGSAFKPFVYGAAIAERIVGSGTGIMDAPLTTLTEEGEGWSPQDFDGEFQGMVPLSRALSMSLNIVSVQLFLRTGADAVIDFASRLTKANPNRFPASPALALGIAELSPYEMAVGYSIIANKGRNVIPISVRYVIDQSGNVIYNEEAKAREELDHEREDGSIQIISEGTAYILRKMLTMVAMGGTAAQGLHSPEYGNYKGIAAGKTGTTSSFTNAWYCGFDPKLTTVIWMGFDKSSLSLGRGQAAAILAVPIWGKMYRRFYNGENYPEFVDEHGQDPMPDEVQNGGTCAYNGLSPKPGVCPMTQNLTLKPITVAGVTKAVAGNRQCDGDRDHHRSIDFREFLQQEYQISDEEIGKTDRKFKPKTD; translated from the coding sequence ATGAAAGTATATAGCGACGGAATCCACTGGGCCACCAAAACACTTCTGGCCTTCGCACTCTTGGGAGGACTGTTCTTCGGATATATTATTTCCGAGGTGGACGAGGGGGGAGAGCTTGCCATGTTAGCTTCCTACCAGCCCACGACCCCTACCAGGCTTTACGATAACCAGGGAGTTGTGTTTGCGGAATTATACAGACACAAGCAACAGCTTCTCAAATACCAGGATATTCCTCCTCATGTGGTCCAAGCCTTTCTTTCGGTAGAGGACAATAACTTTTTCAACCACTTCGGGATCGATTTCTCGGCCATCGCTCGGGCCGCAATCGTAAATGCGATCTCTTTCAAGATCAAGCAGGGCGGTTCCACCCTGACCCAGCAATTGGCCAAGACGGTCCTGAACAACAGGAAGAAATCCTTTATACGTAAATTCGTAGAGGCACTATTCACTCTTCAGATCGAGCAGGAATATTCCAAAGAAGAAATTTTAGAGATTTATTTTAACTTAATATACTTAGGGCACGGAACCACGGGGCTTGCTTCCGCGGCCGATGTTTATTTCCATAAGGACGTCTCGGATTTGGATGTGGCTGAGGCCGCTCTTCTCGCTAGATTGCCCAAGGCCCCCGTGGAATATTCTCCTTATAAGAATCCGGGGGCCGCTAAGCGCGCTCATTTGGAAGTGCTCAAGCTTATGGCGGGACAGGGATTCGTTCCGGAAGATAAGGTCCAAGTGATTCATGACGATTTTTGGGAAAAGTATTGGCCTGTGGTCATCACCCAGTCCCCTTCCCAGTCCACCTGGGGAACCAAGTTGAACCGGGCCCCGCATTTCACCGAGTTCGTAAGACAGAGATTATTAAAAGAATTGGGAGAAGACAGACTCTATAACGGAGGTCTGAAAATCTACACCACTCTGGATATCCGCAAACAGGAAATCGCCCAGGAAGAACTTCGCAAGGCCCTCAAAAAACACGACGATCTGGTTTCCGGAGTCACCGTAAATTACGCCGGCGGCGCGGACAGGAGTCTTGTGGGTCTGTACAATTTCATCGGATCTCTTTTCCCCGTCGCTCTTCCTTTCGTGAGTCGATTGGACGATAAGGCTAACTTCCGGGTAGCCTTGGAAAAAGAGCTTATAGATGCGGCGGATGTGTTGAGTCTACTCACTCCTGCGGACAACGAATCTGCGGCATTCACCGAATTCCAAAAAAGATCCGCCGTTTTCGGAAAGAACCTCCACGTGGAAGGAGCCGCGATTACGATCGATCATACCAACGGTTATATCCAAACCATGGTGGGCGGTTACGAATTCACTCCTAAGAACCAATACAACCGAGCGGTCCAGGCCAGAAGACAGACCGGTTCCGCCTTTAAGCCTTTCGTTTACGGAGCGGCGATAGCGGAACGAATCGTAGGATCCGGAACCGGAATCATGGACGCTCCTTTGACCACTCTCACGGAAGAAGGAGAGGGTTGGTCGCCTCAGGATTTTGACGGAGAATTCCAAGGGATGGTTCCTTTATCTAGGGCTCTTTCCATGTCCCTCAATATCGTTTCTGTGCAATTATTCTTAAGAACCGGAGCGGATGCGGTTATCGATTTCGCTTCCCGCTTAACTAAAGCAAATCCGAATCGTTTTCCTGCAAGCCCCGCTTTGGCGCTCGGGATCGCGGAACTTTCTCCTTACGAGATGGCGGTAGGTTATTCCATCATCGCGAATAAGGGAAGGAATGTGATCCCTATCTCCGTTCGTTACGTAATCGATCAATCCGGAAACGTAATCTATAACGAAGAAGCTAAGGCGAGAGAGGAGCTGGATCATGAAAGAGAGGACGGCTCCATCCAAATCATCAGCGAAGGAACCGCGTATATTCTTCGAAAGATGTTGACCATGGTTGCTATGGGAGGAACCGCCGCCCAAGGTTTGCATAGTCCCGAATACGGTAATTATAAAGGAATCGCCGCGGGAAAGACTGGAACCACTTCTTCCTTCACGAACGCTTGGTATTGCGGATTCGATCCTAAGCTAACCACGGTTATTTGGATGGGATTCGATAAGAGTTCCCTTTCTCTCGGAAGAGGACAGGCGGCAGCCATTCTCGCCGTCCCTATTTGGGGAAAAATGTACCGCAGATTCTATAACGGAGAGAATTATCCGGAATTCGTAGACGAGCACGGCCAGGATCCGATGCCGGATGAAGTGCAGAACGGAGGCACTTGCGCCTATAACGGACTCTCTCCTAAACCGGGGGTTTGTCCTATGACCCAGAACCTGACCTTGAAACCGATCACGGTTGCGGGCGTCACTAAGGCGGTAGCGGGCAATAGGCAATGCGACGGAGACCGAGACCACCATCGCTCCATCGATTTCCGAGAATTCTTGCAGCAAGAATACCAGATCAGCGACGAAGAAATCGGAAAGACGGATCGCAAATTCAAACCGAAAACGGATTAA
- a CDS encoding type II toxin-antitoxin system HicA family toxin gives MSLSTATYREVKRKLEKIGFRQISQRGSHVKFSKSSPDGLLTVIVRTMERYRSVLYEVF, from the coding sequence GTGTCGCTTAGTACCGCGACTTATCGGGAAGTAAAAAGAAAGCTGGAAAAAATCGGATTTAGACAAATTTCTCAACGAGGAAGCCATGTCAAATTCTCCAAATCTTCGCCGGATGGATTATTGACGGTCATTGTCCGAACCATGGAGAGATACCGGTCGGTACTTTACGAAGTATTTTAA